Proteins from a single region of Desulfovibrio sp. UCD-KL4C:
- the rsgA gene encoding GTPase RsgA, whose protein sequence is MLGSSGAGKSTLANLLYGRDIRVTAAVSESVGKGRHTTTTHELIHMPQAGMCGS, encoded by the coding sequence ATGCTCGGTTCTTCCGGTGCCGGTAAATCCACATTGGCGAATCTACTTTATGGCAGAGATATTCGAGTTACGGCTGCTGTGAGTGAAAGTGTCGGCAAGGGACGTCACACAACAACGACACATGAGCTGATACACATGCCGCAAGCCGGGATGTGCGGTTCTTAA